In the Paralichthys olivaceus isolate ysfri-2021 chromosome 17, ASM2471397v2, whole genome shotgun sequence genome, one interval contains:
- the LOC109643446 gene encoding V-set domain-containing T-cell activation inhibitor 1-like, whose amino-acid sequence MSEFWSLLLVLILNMWTLTTADVDISCVLAEICILPCSFQPGTDPVVHWMKVEAGDTRVHSYYTAGDQLAHQSERFRGRTSLFKEQISRGNASLRMTGLQLQDQGRYKCFTSTFSGAKESFINLHVYAPVGNVDIEQVKNNITCRSEGISPEPKLCWSTSPPSTFQYVTEVQGAELQLHNISSTLTLSHSNDEFTFTFTCTVSSGTSTRRATLFKEVSASMDEFDVETTIHCAAFNSSFSALVWKFNHSHIIVTRAAADGSPEVSEEWRSQVKSVSRSGSLTLKKPAADREGVYTCELSVAEETLVTNTVLKKNKGASLSNGGIAAITIGIIVLLVAVIVVFLCLRRKGQCRNNRSSDGTTEETVQMNRVQTNTDS is encoded by the exons ATGTCTGAGTTCTGgtctctgctccttgtgttGATCCTCAACATGTGGACTCTCACCACAGCAG ATGTTGACATCTCCTGCGTTTTAGCAGAGATCTGCATCTTACCCTGCAGTTTTCAGCCTGGTACAGACCCAGTCGTCCACTGGATGAAGGTAGAAGCAGGAGACACTCGTGTCCACTCCTACTACACAGCCGGAGACCAGTTAGCACACCAGAGCGAGCGCTTCAGAGGCCGGACATCTCTGTTCAAAGAGCAGATCTCCAGAGGAAACGCGTCGCTCAGGATGACGGGGCTGCAGCTTCAGGACCAGGGCAGATACAAGTGCTTCACCAGCACCTTCAGTGGAGCCAAGGAGTCATTCATCAACCTACACGTTTATg CTCCAGTGGGTAACGTGGACATTGAGCAGGTGAAGAACAATATCACCTGCCGCTCAGAGGGGATCTCCCCCGAACCAAAGCTCTGCTGGTCCACCAGCCCTCCGTCCACCTTCCAGTACGTCACTGAAGTCCAGGGGgctgagctgcagctccacaacATCAGCAGCACGCTGACACTCTCACACAGCAACGATGAATTCActttcaccttcacctgcaccgtCAGCAGTGGCACATCCACCAGGAGAGCCACTTTGTTTAAAGAAG TTTCAGCTTCTATGGATGAGTTTGACGTTGAAACAACAATCCACTGTGCCGCCTTCAACTCTTCCTTCTCCGCCCTCGTGTGGAAATTCAACCACAGTCACATCATCGTGACTCGGGCTGCAGCTGACGGCTCCCCCGAGGTCTCAGAGGAGTGGAGGTCGCAGGTGAAGAGCGTGTCAAGGTCCGGCAGCCTCACGCTAAAGAAGCCAGCTGCAGATCGAGAGGGAGTTTACACCTGTGAACTCAGTGTCGCAGAGGAAACTCTCGTAACCAATACTGTtctcaagaaaaacaaag ggGCTTCACTCAGTAATGGAGGAATTGCTGCGATAACCATTGGTATCATAGTTTTACTAGTTGCTGTCATAGTTGTTTTCCTGTGTCTTCGGAGAAAAG gtCAATGCAGAAACAACAGAAGCAGCGACGG cacaaCAGAGGAAACTGTCCAGATGAATCGTGTGCAAACCAACACGGACTCTTGA